A single Prevotella sp. E15-22 DNA region contains:
- a CDS encoding DMT family transporter — protein sequence MTYLGEMISIGVAFSWTATALLSEFGSKRMGNLTLNVMRMSLALVLSLVLFYLTTGSLVPGGVTGEACGWMLLSGFVGYVIGDFCLFQCYIIIGSRFGQLFMTLAPVSAALMAWVTLGQRLTLMSIIAMLITLSGIGISVLGRGEHHRVSLKLPLNGVLYAVGAAMCQGVGLVLSKIGMDHYEYSPDMPGWLVPFSANFYRCVAGIIGFSILLYLRGEVTHFRSAVRDRKGFAVALATTLFGPFIGVGFSLMAVQYTAAGIASTLMAMTPIIILLPSYWLFHEKITWRAVVGAIISVAGVSLFFQ from the coding sequence ATGACTTATTTAGGAGAAATGATTTCCATTGGTGTGGCCTTCTCATGGACGGCCACGGCCTTGCTGAGCGAGTTTGGCAGCAAGCGAATGGGTAACCTGACACTTAACGTGATGCGCATGTCGCTGGCATTAGTACTCTCGTTGGTGCTGTTTTATCTGACAACAGGAAGCCTCGTTCCAGGAGGTGTCACTGGCGAGGCCTGCGGATGGATGCTACTATCGGGTTTTGTGGGCTATGTCATAGGCGACTTCTGCCTGTTTCAGTGCTACATCATCATTGGTTCCCGCTTTGGACAGTTGTTCATGACCCTTGCCCCCGTATCGGCAGCACTGATGGCCTGGGTCACCTTAGGACAGCGACTCACTCTGATGAGTATAATAGCTATGTTGATAACCCTCTCAGGCATCGGCATCTCTGTTCTGGGGCGTGGCGAACATCACCGTGTGTCGCTCAAATTGCCTCTCAATGGTGTGCTCTATGCTGTGGGAGCAGCAATGTGCCAGGGTGTTGGACTCGTGTTGAGTAAGATAGGTATGGACCATTACGAATATTCGCCTGATATGCCAGGATGGCTGGTACCGTTCAGTGCCAACTTCTATCGCTGTGTGGCTGGTATCATAGGCTTCTCGATATTACTGTATCTGCGTGGCGAAGTCACCCATTTCCGTTCAGCCGTACGCGACAGAAAAGGCTTTGCTGTGGCTCTGGCCACTACGCTCTTTGGCCCTTTCATTGGTGTTGGCTTCTCGCTGATGGCCGTTCAATATACGGCTGCAGGCATAGCTTCTACGCTAATGGCCATGACGCCCATCATCATCCTATTGCCCTCCTATTGGCTCTTCCATGAGAAGATTACCTGGCGGGCTGTTGTGGGTGCCATCATCTCAGTGGCAGGTGTCAGTCTGTTCTTTCAATGA
- a CDS encoding RNA polymerase sigma factor: MIKSDIDLIEGLLKRDPKAQQTMLDRFGRDVFAQVVRLIPVVENAEEVYQDVFIKVFSNIGKFNSERSSLKTWISRIAYNEAISFLRKKSTPMIYFEDYDGEALSDEEVDETFGQANKETVQLIRAALKHLPPEERALITMFYYEEMSLKDIAFVTESLPTTIASKLSRTRKKLCRIIKMLQS; encoded by the coding sequence ATGATAAAATCAGACATAGACCTGATAGAGGGATTACTGAAACGTGATCCCAAAGCCCAGCAGACGATGCTCGACCGCTTCGGACGCGATGTCTTCGCACAGGTGGTGCGACTCATCCCCGTCGTCGAGAACGCCGAGGAGGTCTATCAGGATGTGTTCATCAAGGTGTTCAGCAACATTGGCAAGTTTAACTCTGAAAGGTCATCGCTCAAGACATGGATATCGCGCATCGCCTACAACGAGGCCATCAGCTTTCTGAGAAAGAAAAGCACACCAATGATTTACTTTGAGGACTACGACGGCGAGGCCCTGTCGGACGAGGAGGTGGACGAGACCTTCGGGCAGGCCAACAAGGAGACCGTACAACTGATACGAGCAGCGCTGAAACACCTGCCACCCGAGGAGCGAGCCCTCATCACCATGTTCTATTACGAGGAAATGAGCTTGAAGGATATCGCCTTTGTCACAGAGTCGCTACCAACGACCATCGCCTCGAAGCTGAGTAGGACGAGAAAGAAACTTTGTAGAATCATCAAAATGTTACAGTCATGA
- the murQ gene encoding N-acetylmuramic acid 6-phosphate etherase: METNDKITEQPSRYDHLEEMTVGELLVHINEEDALVAEAVGRALPQIEALVKAIEPRMKHGGRLFYVGAGTSGRLGVLDASELPPTFGVSPDRVVGIIAGGDEALRRAVERAEDIPEQGWQDLEAFQPTADDTVIGIAASGTTPYVLGAVSEARRRGLLTGCITSNPQTPLANASEYPIETIVGPEFVTGSSRMKSGTAQKMVLNMISTSLMIRLGRVSGNRMVKMQLTNAKLIDRGTRMIQESLGLDYEEAKRRLLEAGSVDRVLK; encoded by the coding sequence GTGGAAACAAATGATAAGATAACAGAACAGCCCTCACGCTATGATCATCTGGAAGAGATGACGGTAGGCGAGTTGCTGGTGCATATCAACGAGGAGGATGCGCTGGTGGCTGAGGCCGTGGGCAGGGCTCTGCCGCAGATAGAGGCGCTGGTAAAAGCCATTGAGCCGCGAATGAAGCATGGCGGACGCCTCTTTTATGTGGGTGCCGGCACCAGCGGACGACTGGGTGTGCTCGATGCCAGCGAACTGCCGCCTACGTTTGGCGTTTCGCCCGACAGGGTGGTGGGTATCATCGCTGGGGGCGATGAGGCCCTCAGACGGGCTGTAGAGCGTGCTGAGGATATTCCTGAGCAGGGATGGCAGGACCTTGAGGCCTTTCAGCCGACTGCCGACGACACCGTGATAGGCATTGCGGCCTCGGGCACCACACCTTATGTTCTTGGAGCCGTCAGCGAGGCCAGGCGTCGTGGTTTGCTGACGGGCTGCATCACCAGTAACCCTCAAACCCCTTTGGCCAATGCCTCTGAGTATCCTATCGAGACCATCGTGGGACCAGAGTTCGTGACGGGTAGCAGTCGTATGAAGAGTGGCACAGCCCAGAAGATGGTTCTGAACATGATTTCCACCTCGCTGATGATTCGCCTGGGGCGCGTAAGTGGCAATCGCATGGTGAAGATGCAACTCACCAACGCCAAACTCATAGACCGTGGCACACGCATGATTCAGGAGTCCCTCGGCCTGGACTATGAAGAAGCAAAACGCCGCCTGCTGGAGGCAGGCAGCGTGGATAGGGTGCTGAAATAA
- a CDS encoding family 16 glycosylhydrolase, with protein sequence MKKNVTILGMLLWAAMPLMAQDWKLVWSDEFNKDGRPDSTVWNYEQGFVRNHEDQWYQSQNAYQQNGLLIIEARREQRPNPTYREHAHYWGQQRKTIDYTSACLTTQGKYSFLYGRLEVRARIPVAGGSWPAIWTLGSGMEWPSCGEIDLMEFYRINGVPHILANVAWGNDQHYQAVWNSKKTKFTHFIERDPNWEQHFHTWRMDWDETAIRLYLDDELLNEVPLASTVNGSIGRHQNPFNSPQYLLLNLALGGDNGGTIDNAAFPMRYEIDYVRVYQRAK encoded by the coding sequence ATGAAAAAGAACGTCACGATATTAGGCATGCTGCTATGGGCTGCGATGCCGCTTATGGCACAGGATTGGAAGTTGGTGTGGAGCGATGAGTTCAACAAGGACGGTCGTCCAGACAGCACCGTGTGGAACTATGAGCAGGGCTTCGTGCGCAACCACGAGGACCAGTGGTATCAGTCTCAGAACGCTTATCAGCAGAACGGCCTGCTGATTATCGAGGCACGACGTGAACAGCGTCCTAACCCCACCTATCGTGAGCATGCCCATTACTGGGGACAGCAGCGCAAGACGATTGACTATACTTCGGCTTGCCTCACCACGCAGGGGAAGTATTCCTTCCTCTACGGACGCTTGGAGGTGCGTGCCCGTATTCCCGTGGCTGGCGGTTCGTGGCCTGCCATCTGGACGTTGGGCAGCGGCATGGAGTGGCCCTCGTGTGGCGAGATTGACCTCATGGAGTTCTATCGCATCAACGGCGTGCCTCATATCCTGGCTAATGTGGCGTGGGGCAACGACCAGCATTATCAGGCTGTGTGGAACAGTAAAAAGACGAAATTTACCCATTTCATCGAGCGTGATCCCAACTGGGAGCAGCATTTTCATACATGGCGTATGGACTGGGACGAAACTGCCATCCGCCTCTACCTGGATGATGAGTTGCTCAATGAGGTGCCTCTTGCCTCTACTGTCAATGGTTCCATCGGCCGCCATCAGAATCCCTTCAACAGTCCGCAGTATCTCCTGCTGAACCTGGCCCTTGGTGGTGATAATGGTGGTACTATCGACAATGCTGCCTTCCCCATGCGCTACGAAATAGATTATGTCCGTGTGTATCAGAGAGCAAAATAA
- the pgeF gene encoding peptidoglycan editing factor PgeF, producing the protein MMTKKPVLQYYPLGEGVTAFSSTRQGGYSEGRYGEFNINRYCGDSEEAIQKNREALCQLLGIEDHSLLMPHQVHLAEIAVVDREMLTLPTEEIQQKLDGIDALMTNEAGVCIGVSTADCIPVLLYDPIQRASCAIHAGWRGTVQRIVEKAVARMTGVFGSDPQNLIAQIGPGIHLESFEVGDEVYQTFEKEGFPMELISKKYEKWHIDLPECNRLQLVAAGIPETHIAVSPVCTFQQSDTFFSARKLSINSGRIFTGILLQESNT; encoded by the coding sequence ATGATGACAAAGAAACCCGTATTGCAATACTATCCCCTGGGCGAGGGCGTGACAGCCTTCAGCAGCACACGACAGGGCGGCTATAGCGAAGGACGCTATGGCGAGTTTAACATCAACCGCTATTGCGGCGACAGCGAAGAAGCCATCCAGAAAAATCGTGAGGCTTTGTGCCAACTGTTGGGCATCGAAGACCATAGTCTGCTGATGCCGCATCAGGTACATCTGGCGGAAATTGCAGTCGTTGACCGTGAGATGCTGACTCTTCCGACTGAGGAAATACAGCAAAAACTCGATGGAATCGACGCTTTGATGACAAACGAAGCTGGCGTGTGTATCGGCGTGTCTACTGCCGACTGCATCCCTGTGTTGCTCTACGACCCCATACAGCGCGCCTCCTGCGCCATTCACGCCGGCTGGCGAGGAACAGTCCAGCGCATCGTAGAAAAGGCCGTAGCGCGAATGACAGGGGTTTTTGGCTCAGATCCCCAAAATCTCATCGCCCAGATTGGTCCTGGCATCCATCTGGAAAGCTTCGAGGTGGGCGATGAGGTGTATCAGACCTTCGAGAAAGAAGGCTTTCCAATGGAACTGATCAGTAAGAAATATGAGAAGTGGCACATAGACCTGCCAGAATGCAACCGTCTGCAACTCGTGGCAGCAGGTATCCCAGAGACGCATATTGCCGTCTCGCCCGTATGCACCTTCCAGCAGTCGGACACCTTCTTTTCTGCACGCAAACTGAGCATAAACTCAGGCCGCATCTTCACAGGCATCCTGCTTCAGGAATCAAATACCTGA
- a CDS encoding sensor histidine kinase KdpD, with protein sequence MTATLLVAGVSLYAQQQPSIEEQNEQAFAQRIYEAQVSGNDTAFYDVNQSFLNYLEQHEDWEKFYRAWLNRAIYDVNQKHFHRAFIQIHHIMEDIRDRRQEQYLYIPNMALGLYYNSRNLPEMGEEYFRRALRSIDTEHETTAVFNCYLSLAQSLSFKRPSEAMACLDSLPQQMLQNPMFESGVLGYRCIIANMMGDEAAFNGYFEKYDSIRQNNPSQFNAANLEQVMVCRCLMRDDYQGALAWCDSVKVLEVANELRMNVYEKMGDWERAFRCAELKDSLSHAADSEVLSEELVDLTHDIDLLQSEREKAELRHMQLWIVGVMALFIIALLVCMLIYRHRKNRRLKEQFLQLQEAHRSTEAAQAIRRAFVSTIKDKLNSPINVLRNYARAINTPDFNLNPEGQNKRYRDIINSAHQIESLMDSVLDSYARGTASITEEEKRICLDALRSPIQTLIGTAEFIIEANAQIPQEEYLKMRHEICRDAYHVAVSTHKLVLYSLYGDDIPTPKQDVVGLNEIAHSILNSYDLHQEASPLSADRKRTLELEFKSDVADDVKVTVSPLLQELMNCLLDNVDKYATSGKVLMTCHAESNGTYSISVSNTGPVIPAADAERIFEPFVRLSPTEHTLGIGLPLARRLANSMGYSLTLDLEYTTGARFVVSGI encoded by the coding sequence ATGACAGCTACTTTGCTGGTAGCAGGCGTTTCCCTTTATGCACAGCAGCAACCATCGATCGAGGAACAGAATGAGCAGGCGTTTGCACAGCGTATATACGAAGCACAGGTGAGTGGAAACGACACGGCTTTCTATGATGTTAATCAGTCTTTCTTGAACTATCTGGAACAGCATGAGGACTGGGAAAAGTTCTATCGTGCGTGGTTGAACCGTGCTATCTATGACGTCAACCAAAAGCACTTCCATCGTGCCTTCATCCAGATTCATCATATCATGGAGGATATTCGCGACCGTCGTCAGGAGCAATATCTCTATATTCCTAATATGGCTTTGGGGCTATATTATAATAGTCGTAACCTGCCAGAGATGGGTGAGGAGTATTTCCGTCGCGCGCTTCGTAGCATCGACACAGAGCACGAGACGACTGCAGTGTTCAACTGCTATCTCTCTCTGGCCCAGTCGCTCAGTTTTAAGCGTCCTTCCGAGGCCATGGCTTGTCTTGACAGTCTGCCCCAGCAGATGCTTCAGAACCCGATGTTTGAGAGTGGCGTGCTGGGCTATCGCTGTATCATTGCCAACATGATGGGCGATGAAGCGGCCTTTAATGGCTATTTTGAGAAGTACGACAGCATCCGTCAGAACAATCCCTCGCAGTTTAATGCTGCCAACCTCGAGCAGGTGATGGTTTGCCGATGCCTGATGCGTGATGATTATCAGGGTGCACTGGCCTGGTGCGACTCTGTCAAGGTGCTGGAGGTGGCTAACGAGTTGCGCATGAATGTCTATGAGAAGATGGGCGACTGGGAGCGTGCCTTCCGTTGTGCAGAACTGAAGGACAGTCTGTCGCATGCTGCCGACAGCGAGGTGCTGAGCGAGGAGCTTGTTGACCTGACCCACGACATCGACTTGCTGCAATCAGAGCGCGAGAAAGCCGAGCTTCGCCACATGCAACTGTGGATCGTCGGCGTGATGGCGCTCTTCATCATCGCTCTGCTTGTGTGCATGCTGATTTATCGCCACAGAAAGAATCGCCGACTCAAGGAACAGTTCCTGCAGTTGCAGGAGGCTCATCGCAGTACTGAGGCTGCTCAGGCCATCCGCCGTGCTTTCGTGAGCACCATCAAGGATAAGCTGAATTCGCCCATCAACGTGCTGCGTAACTATGCACGCGCTATCAATACGCCTGACTTCAATCTGAATCCAGAGGGACAAAACAAGCGCTATCGTGATATCATCAATTCTGCCCATCAGATTGAGTCGCTGATGGACTCTGTACTCGATTCCTATGCACGTGGAACGGCAAGTATCACTGAGGAGGAGAAGCGCATCTGTCTGGATGCGCTGCGTTCGCCCATCCAAACGTTGATAGGCACAGCGGAGTTTATCATTGAGGCCAACGCACAAATTCCTCAGGAGGAATATCTGAAGATGCGTCACGAGATATGTCGCGATGCTTATCATGTGGCTGTTTCCACCCACAAGCTTGTGCTGTATAGTCTCTATGGTGATGATATTCCAACGCCTAAACAGGATGTGGTGGGCTTGAACGAGATAGCCCATTCTATCCTGAACAGTTATGACCTGCACCAGGAGGCCTCACCACTTTCTGCAGACAGAAAGCGTACGCTGGAACTAGAGTTTAAGTCGGATGTGGCTGACGATGTGAAGGTCACTGTTAGTCCGTTGCTGCAGGAGCTGATGAATTGCCTGCTTGATAATGTTGATAAGTATGCCACCAGCGGCAAGGTGCTGATGACTTGTCATGCAGAGTCCAATGGCACTTACTCTATCTCTGTCAGCAATACGGGTCCTGTGATTCCTGCTGCTGATGCTGAGCGCATCTTCGAGCCGTTCGTACGTCTCTCACCCACAGAGCACACGCTTGGTATCGGACTGCCGCTGGCTCGTCGCCTCGCTAATTCGATGGGCTATAGTCTTACGCTCGACCTGGAATATACCACTGGTGCCCGTTTTGTTGTTTCAGGTATTTGA
- a CDS encoding fibronectin type III domain-containing protein, which translates to MRKQLLSFFTIAWVTLLISAFGISCGGDDSSDGDTGKGGSEQVFTGSVTNLTASSASISCNYTSGKSASSLQLGVMYSTERSVVDNRQGVLCLSSNISGNAYTVELANLQSNTIYYYRAFMISGGNTYYGSVNSFTTSLGGLVNTGDATNITYKSATISSSFRNSAILSYESLGVQYSESKEGFESGYYNWVTTSEITSGNTFTVSLKNLSEQTTYYYRAYVKDYKTTYYGDIKNFTTPKNTINYYGHEYVDLGLPSGTKWATMNVGATTSEESGDYYAWGETTTKTSYTKDNYKWKGLTTDELESRGVVKKVSNSDYTLTANYDVATLKWGSVWRMPTYSEINELEKYTKITATTQNGVNGFLLTSTVNKKTIFFPGAWYWNENGIRSNSDFYRCTCWSSSLNNYYDEYSIALWIDNGSSYGMKNISYTGAERYYGSPVRPVTSY; encoded by the coding sequence ATGAGAAAACAACTTTTATCCTTTTTCACCATCGCTTGGGTGACACTATTGATAAGTGCATTTGGTATCTCGTGTGGAGGTGACGATAGTTCTGATGGAGATACAGGCAAGGGCGGCTCCGAGCAGGTCTTTACTGGATCGGTGACTAATTTAACGGCATCTTCGGCTTCCATTTCTTGCAACTATACTTCTGGAAAAAGCGCAAGTTCCCTTCAACTTGGTGTGATGTATTCTACAGAAAGAAGTGTTGTGGATAATAGGCAGGGCGTATTATGCTTGTCAAGCAATATCTCTGGGAATGCCTATACAGTAGAACTTGCTAACCTGCAATCGAACACCATCTACTACTATCGTGCGTTCATGATAAGCGGTGGGAATACCTACTATGGAAGTGTTAACAGCTTTACGACCTCTCTGGGAGGACTTGTCAATACAGGTGATGCAACCAATATCACCTATAAATCGGCGACTATCTCTAGCAGTTTCAGGAATAGTGCTATTTTAAGCTATGAATCGTTGGGCGTACAATACTCAGAAAGCAAAGAGGGATTTGAGAGTGGCTATTACAATTGGGTCACTACCTCTGAAATTACAAGTGGCAATACGTTTACCGTTTCATTGAAAAATCTTAGTGAACAAACCACTTATTATTATCGAGCTTATGTCAAAGACTATAAGACGACCTACTATGGGGATATTAAGAATTTTACTACGCCCAAAAACACTATAAACTATTATGGTCACGAATATGTTGACCTCGGATTGCCGAGTGGCACGAAGTGGGCCACGATGAATGTTGGTGCAACTACTTCTGAGGAATCTGGTGATTACTATGCCTGGGGCGAGACGACGACAAAAACGAGTTACACCAAAGACAACTACAAGTGGAAAGGGCTCACTACCGATGAACTGGAATCGCGTGGCGTTGTTAAGAAGGTTTCAAATAGTGATTACACTTTAACAGCAAACTATGACGTAGCGACCTTGAAATGGGGAAGTGTCTGGCGCATGCCTACTTATAGTGAAATCAACGAATTAGAGAAATATACAAAGATTACAGCGACGACTCAGAACGGAGTGAATGGATTCCTTCTGACCAGCACGGTAAATAAGAAAACCATCTTCTTTCCTGGTGCATGGTATTGGAATGAAAACGGAATAAGAAGCAACTCTGATTTTTACAGATGTACCTGCTGGTCGTCGTCACTTAATAATTACTATGATGAATACTCAATAGCGCTTTGGATTGACAATGGAAGTAGTTATGGTATGAAGAATATTAGTTATACAGGTGCTGAGCGATACTATGGTTCGCCAGTCCGTCCTGTTACTAGTTATTAA
- a CDS encoding four helix bundle suffix domain-containing protein, whose product MDNKQVNVNHYKDGTTSVLRKAVVFTELRFYQRSDVLYQITQIFCQRYLPQYGDRTVDQMVQAARSTKQNIAEGSSDGQTSMEVEMKLLGIARGSNKELLEDYQDYLKRKGKVEWFGKNQRFERMHDFCKYHSKYEDYQPLLSKMNDEELANMAICLCHQVDKALTSYIERKDREFTTEGGIRERMTAARLEQRETQKQIIARQQKEIETLRAEVKRLRALLDGDAG is encoded by the coding sequence ATGGATAATAAACAGGTCAACGTAAACCACTACAAGGATGGGACGACAAGTGTGCTACGCAAGGCTGTCGTGTTTACAGAATTGCGTTTCTATCAGCGCAGCGATGTACTCTATCAGATAACCCAGATATTCTGTCAACGTTATTTGCCTCAGTACGGTGATAGAACTGTGGATCAAATGGTTCAGGCTGCGCGTAGTACAAAGCAAAATATTGCAGAAGGAAGTAGTGATGGGCAGACATCAATGGAGGTAGAGATGAAACTGCTGGGCATAGCTCGTGGTAGCAACAAGGAACTTTTGGAGGACTATCAGGATTATTTAAAACGTAAGGGGAAAGTGGAATGGTTCGGAAAGAATCAGCGATTCGAGCGTATGCACGATTTCTGCAAATATCACAGTAAGTATGAGGACTACCAGCCGCTCTTAAGCAAGATGAACGATGAGGAGTTAGCTAATATGGCTATCTGCTTATGTCATCAAGTGGACAAGGCTCTAACCAGCTATATTGAGCGTAAAGACCGAGAGTTTACAACAGAAGGTGGTATTCGTGAGCGTATGACTGCCGCAAGGCTGGAACAACGCGAGACGCAGAAACAAATCATTGCTCGGCAGCAGAAGGAAATAGAGACTTTAAGGGCAGAAGTGAAGCGCCTTAGGGCCCTTCTGGATGGTGATGCCGGATAG
- a CDS encoding succinate dehydrogenase/fumarate reductase iron-sulfur subunit: MARNISFTIKFWRQNGPKDQGHFDTHEMKDIPDDTSFLEMLDILNEELINEGKEPFVFDHDCREGICGMCSLYINGTPHGRTERGATTCQLYMRRFNDGDVITVEPWRSAAFPVIKDCMVDRYAFDKIIQAGGYTSIRTGQAQDANAILIPKEDADEAMDCATCIGCGACVAACKNGSAMLFVSSKVSQLALLPQGKIEAARRVKNMIAKMDELGFGNCTNTRACEAVCPKNETIANIARLNREMIKAKLAD, from the coding sequence ATGGCAAGAAATATTTCATTTACTATAAAGTTCTGGCGCCAGAATGGCCCCAAGGACCAGGGACACTTCGATACCCACGAAATGAAGGATATCCCCGATGATACCTCTTTCCTTGAGATGCTCGACATCCTGAACGAGGAGCTCATCAACGAAGGCAAGGAGCCTTTCGTGTTCGACCACGACTGCCGCGAGGGTATCTGCGGTATGTGCTCACTCTACATCAACGGTACACCTCACGGTCGCACTGAGCGTGGCGCTACCACCTGTCAGCTCTACATGCGTCGTTTCAACGATGGCGACGTAATCACTGTGGAGCCCTGGCGCTCGGCTGCCTTCCCCGTGATCAAGGACTGTATGGTCGACCGCTATGCCTTCGATAAGATTATCCAGGCTGGTGGCTACACCTCTATCCGTACTGGTCAGGCTCAGGACGCTAACGCTATCCTGATTCCTAAGGAGGATGCCGACGAGGCTATGGACTGCGCTACATGTATTGGTTGCGGCGCTTGCGTTGCAGCATGTAAGAACGGTTCTGCCATGCTCTTCGTTTCGTCAAAGGTTTCTCAGCTGGCCCTGCTTCCCCAGGGTAAGATTGAGGCTGCCCGTCGTGTGAAGAACATGATCGCCAAGATGGACGAGCTGGGCTTTGGTAACTGTACCAACACCCGTGCTTGTGAGGCTGTATGTCCTAAGAATGAGACCATCGCTAACATCGCTCGCCTGAACCGCGAGATGATCAAGGCAAAGTTGGCTGATTAA
- a CDS encoding fumarate reductase/succinate dehydrogenase flavoprotein subunit, translating to MAKVLDSKIPAGPVPEKWKEYKAHQRLVNPKNKLKLDVIVVGTGLAGASAAASLGEMGFNVINLCIQDSPRRAHSIAAQGGINAAKCYQNDGDSVYRLFYDTVKGGDYRAREANVYRLAEVSNNIIDQCVAQGVPFAREYGGMLANRSFGGAQVSRTFYAKGQTGQQLLLGAYSSLSCQVNAGKVKLYTRYEMEDVVIVDGRARGIIAKNLVTGELERFSANAVVIATGGYGNTYFLSTNAMGCNCTAAVQCYRKGAYFANPSYVQIHPTCIPVHGDKQSKLTLMSESLRNDGRIWVPKNIEDAKKLQKGEMQPWEIAEEDRDYYLERRYPAFGNLVPRDVASRAAKERCDKGFGVNNTGLAVYLDFSESINRLGIDVIMQRYGNLFEMYEEITDVFPGELANEINGVKYYKPMMIYPAIHYTMGGIWVDYELQTTIPGLFAIGECNFSDHGANRLGASALMQGLADGYFVLPYTIQNYLADQSIWGKISTDRPEFDEAEKGVNAEIDRLLNIKGKRSVDSIHKELGHIMWEYVGMGRTAEGLKEGLKKMHELEKEFDTNLFVPGTKEGLNVELDKAIHLRDFFTMGQLVAFDALSRNESCGGHFREEYQTEEGEAKRDDENYFYVGCWEYKGKGNEPELIKEPLEYEAIKVQTRNYKN from the coding sequence ATGGCTAAAGTATTAGATTCAAAGATTCCAGCAGGACCAGTGCCTGAGAAATGGAAGGAATATAAAGCTCACCAGCGTCTGGTTAACCCCAAGAACAAGCTGAAGCTCGACGTGATCGTTGTTGGTACCGGTCTGGCTGGTGCTTCTGCAGCTGCTTCACTTGGCGAGATGGGCTTCAACGTGATTAACCTGTGTATTCAGGACTCTCCCCGTCGTGCTCACTCTATCGCTGCTCAGGGTGGTATCAACGCCGCTAAGTGCTATCAGAACGATGGTGACTCTGTTTACCGTCTGTTCTACGATACTGTAAAGGGTGGTGACTATCGTGCTCGCGAGGCTAACGTTTATCGTCTGGCTGAGGTGTCTAACAATATTATCGACCAGTGCGTGGCTCAGGGCGTTCCCTTCGCTCGTGAGTACGGTGGTATGCTGGCCAACCGTTCATTCGGTGGTGCTCAGGTTAGCCGTACCTTCTACGCTAAGGGTCAGACGGGTCAGCAGCTGCTGCTGGGTGCCTACAGCTCACTGAGCTGCCAGGTGAACGCTGGCAAGGTGAAGCTCTACACCCGTTACGAGATGGAGGATGTGGTGATCGTTGACGGTCGCGCTCGTGGTATTATCGCCAAGAACCTGGTTACTGGCGAGCTGGAGCGTTTCTCTGCTAACGCTGTGGTAATCGCTACTGGTGGTTATGGTAACACTTACTTCCTCTCTACCAACGCTATGGGTTGTAACTGTACTGCTGCTGTTCAGTGCTATCGTAAGGGTGCTTACTTCGCTAACCCCTCTTACGTTCAGATTCACCCCACCTGTATCCCCGTTCACGGCGACAAGCAGTCTAAGCTGACGCTGATGTCTGAGTCTCTGCGTAACGACGGTCGTATCTGGGTGCCCAAGAACATTGAGGACGCAAAGAAACTTCAGAAGGGCGAGATGCAGCCTTGGGAGATTGCCGAGGAGGATCGCGACTACTATCTGGAGCGCCGTTATCCTGCATTCGGTAACCTGGTTCCCCGTGACGTGGCTTCTCGTGCCGCTAAGGAGCGTTGCGACAAGGGCTTTGGTGTGAACAACACTGGTCTGGCCGTTTACCTCGACTTCTCTGAGTCTATCAACCGTCTGGGTATCGACGTGATCATGCAGCGCTATGGTAACCTGTTCGAGATGTACGAGGAGATCACTGACGTGTTCCCTGGCGAGCTGGCTAACGAGATCAATGGCGTGAAGTACTACAAGCCCATGATGATCTATCCTGCTATCCACTACACCATGGGTGGTATCTGGGTTGACTACGAGTTGCAGACCACTATCCCCGGTCTGTTCGCTATCGGTGAGTGTAACTTCTCTGACCACGGTGCTAACCGTCTGGGTGCTTCTGCTCTGATGCAGGGTCTGGCCGATGGTTACTTCGTGCTGCCTTACACCATCCAGAACTACCTGGCTGACCAGAGCATCTGGGGTAAGATTTCTACCGATCGTCCTGAGTTCGACGAGGCCGAGAAGGGCGTTAACGCTGAGATCGACCGTCTGCTCAACATCAAGGGTAAGCGTTCTGTTGACTCTATCCACAAGGAGCTGGGTCACATCATGTGGGAGTATGTTGGTATGGGTCGCACCGCTGAGGGCCTGAAAGAGGGCCTGAAGAAGATGCACGAGCTCGAGAAGGAGTTCGACACCAACCTCTTCGTTCCTGGTACTAAGGAGGGTCTCAACGTGGAGCTCGACAAGGCTATCCACCTGCGCGACTTCTTCACCATGGGTCAGCTCGTAGCATTCGACGCTCTCTCTCGTAACGAGTCTTGTGGTGGTCACTTCCGTGAGGAGTACCAGACCGAGGAAGGCGAGGCTAAGCGCGACGACGAGAACTACTTCTACGTTGGCTGCTGGGAGTACAAAGGCAAGGGCAACGAGCCTGAGCTCATCAAGGAGCCCCTGGAGTACGAAGCAATCAAGGTACAAACACGTAACTATAAGAATTAA